In Paenibacillus kyungheensis, the following are encoded in one genomic region:
- a CDS encoding DUF2306 domain-containing protein, which yields MGNKIIRGLVFILAISIAGYAIVQYGFLNASNAGLVSFKLQKPNFELQPWIYVLYTHIFTAIFALIIGPFQLFIKPTNGRKRWHRLMGYGYVLSITVSGIVNVYLSIFATGGWISSLGFMSLDVLWVATTFMATRKILVKDIQAHKVWMLRSYALTFSAVTLRILLAPLIFLLGDFEAAFRAVAWLCWIPNLIVIEVVISRMRLRRQQGFTTATPK from the coding sequence ATGGGAAATAAAATAATTAGGGGACTTGTGTTCATTCTCGCAATTTCGATTGCCGGATATGCCATTGTTCAGTATGGCTTTCTCAACGCTAGTAATGCTGGGCTTGTCTCGTTCAAATTGCAAAAACCGAATTTTGAACTGCAACCATGGATATACGTACTATACACCCATATTTTTACCGCGATATTTGCTTTGATTATAGGACCCTTTCAACTATTTATAAAGCCAACTAATGGCAGAAAACGTTGGCATCGCCTAATGGGTTATGGATATGTTCTTTCGATTACAGTGAGTGGGATCGTGAATGTGTATTTATCTATTTTTGCGACAGGAGGTTGGATTTCCTCGCTTGGGTTCATGTCGCTCGATGTACTCTGGGTGGCGACTACGTTTATGGCAACGAGAAAAATTCTGGTTAAAGACATCCAAGCTCATAAAGTATGGATGCTTCGCAGTTATGCACTGACGTTTTCGGCGGTTACGCTTCGAATCTTGTTAGCACCGTTGATTTTTCTGCTTGGCGATTTCGAGGCGGCGTTTCGGGCTGTCGCCTGGCTTTGTTGGATTCCTAATCTGATCGTCATAGAAGTCGTGATTTCTAGAATGAGGTTGCGGCGACAACAAGGATTTACAACTGCTACGCCAAAATAA
- a CDS encoding SDR family NAD(P)-dependent oxidoreductase → MKNFIVFGASKGLGEAFVNGLPEKGDRVWVVSRTYPNSLDVEDGIEKHWIEADLAKPDASTLIANTLNDVTIDVLIYNVGIWESKGFRDDYNFENDDPAEIANIININVTSTITCIQKLLPNLKKSDNAKIFLIGSTAGLEHNDFTQVSFTASKFGLRGIGNSIREHVKKYGIGVTCINPGEIATQIPLEDGIEKVLSTYGGTQIPLQDLVSLVKCVMNLSKASCVKEINMPAMLDTNG, encoded by the coding sequence ATGAAAAATTTTATTGTTTTTGGAGCCAGTAAAGGATTAGGTGAAGCATTCGTTAACGGACTACCCGAAAAAGGTGATCGTGTATGGGTGGTTTCTAGAACGTATCCTAATAGTTTAGATGTTGAAGATGGTATTGAAAAACATTGGATTGAAGCTGATTTGGCAAAACCAGATGCAAGCACGCTGATTGCGAATACACTGAACGATGTTACTATAGATGTCTTGATATACAATGTAGGCATATGGGAGAGCAAAGGGTTCAGAGATGATTATAATTTTGAAAACGATGATCCCGCTGAAATTGCGAACATTATCAATATCAATGTGACTTCTACAATTACCTGTATCCAGAAGCTTTTACCGAATCTGAAAAAGTCAGATAACGCCAAGATTTTCTTAATTGGTTCTACAGCAGGTCTGGAGCATAATGATTTCACACAAGTCTCATTTACAGCGTCTAAGTTTGGTTTGCGTGGTATTGGCAATTCGATCAGAGAGCATGTGAAGAAATACGGAATTGGTGTCACTTGTATAAATCCGGGTGAGATTGCAACTCAAATTCCGTTAGAAGATGGAATTGAAAAAGTGTTGTCTACATATGGTGGAACCCAGATTCCACTTCAAGATTTGGTTTCTTTAGTCAAATGCGTGATGAATCTGTCCAAAGCTTCTTGTGTCAAAGAAATCAATATGCCGGCAATGTTAGATACAAACGGGTAA